The following proteins are encoded in a genomic region of Dyadobacter sp. UC 10:
- a CDS encoding ferritin encodes MRDLLRQRTSLKEEIEILLNNQVKMEAEASAKYMAMAAWCDRNGFRYSAKYFMKQSEEEREHMVKIFNYLMFVGGNAISPEVSAVRQEYPTFKSVFEAALQSEIAVTQSINRIVTQSRKEEDYATENFLQWFVKEQTEEEDNARHALELFDVIGEEGTGQYFIDKAVGKIGHED; translated from the coding sequence ATGAGAGATTTATTGAGACAACGGACTTCCCTGAAAGAGGAAATAGAGATACTTTTAAACAACCAGGTTAAGATGGAAGCCGAAGCTTCTGCCAAGTATATGGCAATGGCTGCATGGTGCGATCGCAACGGATTCAGATACAGCGCTAAATATTTTATGAAGCAGTCTGAGGAAGAAAGAGAACACATGGTGAAGATCTTCAATTACCTGATGTTTGTAGGCGGAAACGCAATTTCTCCCGAAGTATCAGCTGTAAGACAAGAATATCCTACTTTTAAAAGTGTCTTTGAAGCAGCCTTACAAAGCGAAATCGCGGTTACGCAATCTATCAACCGCATTGTAACGCAAAGCCGCAAAGAAGAAGATTATGCAACTGAAAACTTCCTTCAGTGGTTTGTAAAAGAGCAGACAGAAGAGGAAGACAATGCTCGTCATGCCCTTGAACTTTTCGATGTGATCGGCGAGGAAGGTACAGGCCAGTATTTTATCGACAAAGCAGTTGGTAAAATCGGACACGAAGATTAA
- a CDS encoding glutamine--tRNA ligase/YqeY domain fusion protein, protein MITEDKKEEKSLNFIEEIVEADLQAGKYTQIITRFPPEPNGYLHIGHASSICLNFGLTNKFPGYTNLRFDDTNPVTEDTEYVESIKRDIRWMGFEWENELYASDYFDTLYDFATSLIRKGLAYVDDSTSEEIAALKGTPIEPGKNSPYRDRSVEENLALFEQMKNGDFPDGSRTLRAKIDMAHINMLMRDPILYRIKHAKHHRTGDKWCIYPMYDFAHGQSDSIETVTHSICTLEFAPHRELYDWLIGQLSIYPSHQYEFARRNLNYTVTSKRKLLQLVQEKHVSGWDDPRMPTISGLRRRGFTPESIRDFCDRIGVARRENMIDVGLLEFCVREDLNKKALRRMVVLDPLKVVITNFPEGETEICHSENNPEDVSTGDREIPFTREIYIEKEDFMENPSKKYFRLAPGKMVRLKSAYIIQCDDFVKDENGEITEVHCSYIENSKSGHDTTGINVKGTLHWVSASHAVPTEIRLYDRLFSVEDVSSEEGDFKDYINPESLHIVTGYAEPALIDAQEGESFQFLRKGYFVKDPDSQPGALVFNRTVTLRDNWAKAAEK, encoded by the coding sequence ATGATTACGGAAGATAAAAAGGAAGAGAAAAGCCTGAATTTTATTGAGGAGATCGTAGAGGCTGATTTACAAGCAGGAAAATATACCCAGATCATAACCCGTTTCCCGCCGGAACCTAATGGGTACCTGCACATAGGGCATGCTTCGAGTATTTGCCTCAACTTTGGATTAACCAACAAATTTCCCGGCTATACCAACCTGCGTTTTGACGATACCAACCCGGTAACGGAAGATACTGAGTATGTTGAAAGCATCAAGAGAGACATTCGGTGGATGGGATTCGAGTGGGAAAACGAGCTATACGCTTCCGATTATTTCGATACTTTGTATGATTTTGCGACTTCTCTGATCAGGAAAGGCCTGGCTTATGTGGACGATTCTACATCTGAGGAAATCGCTGCGCTGAAAGGGACGCCGATCGAACCCGGCAAAAACAGTCCTTACCGTGACCGCAGCGTTGAGGAAAATCTTGCACTTTTCGAACAAATGAAAAACGGCGACTTCCCTGACGGCAGCCGCACGCTTCGTGCGAAAATAGACATGGCGCACATCAATATGCTCATGCGAGACCCCATATTATACCGGATCAAACACGCCAAACACCACCGGACAGGCGATAAATGGTGCATTTATCCCATGTACGACTTCGCGCACGGTCAAAGCGATTCAATAGAAACAGTAACACATTCTATTTGTACGCTCGAATTTGCACCCCACAGGGAATTGTATGACTGGCTGATCGGACAATTGAGTATATACCCTTCACATCAGTACGAATTCGCGCGCCGGAACCTCAACTACACCGTTACCAGTAAGCGAAAGCTTCTGCAACTTGTTCAGGAAAAACATGTTAGCGGCTGGGATGATCCGAGAATGCCAACGATCAGCGGCTTGCGTCGCCGAGGCTTCACGCCTGAGAGTATCCGCGACTTCTGCGACCGGATCGGCGTGGCGCGTCGTGAAAATATGATCGATGTGGGTCTGCTGGAATTTTGTGTGCGGGAAGATTTGAATAAAAAAGCATTGCGCAGAATGGTTGTGCTGGACCCTCTGAAAGTCGTCATCACTAACTTTCCGGAAGGCGAAACAGAGATCTGCCATAGCGAAAATAATCCGGAGGACGTTTCCACAGGAGATAGGGAAATTCCGTTTACGAGGGAGATATATATTGAGAAAGAGGATTTTATGGAAAATCCTTCCAAAAAGTATTTCCGCCTTGCCCCTGGCAAAATGGTCCGTTTGAAAAGTGCCTACATTATTCAATGTGACGATTTTGTAAAAGACGAGAACGGCGAGATCACTGAGGTGCATTGCAGCTATATTGAGAATAGCAAAAGTGGTCACGATACGACCGGCATTAATGTAAAAGGTACTTTGCACTGGGTATCCGCGTCGCATGCTGTCCCGACCGAGATCAGGTTGTATGACCGTTTGTTTTCAGTTGAGGATGTTTCTTCCGAGGAAGGTGATTTCAAAGACTACATCAACCCGGAATCTTTGCATATCGTCACAGGTTACGCCGAACCCGCTTTAATTGATGCCCAGGAAGGTGAATCTTTCCAGTTCCTGCGCAAAGGCTATTTCGTGAAAGATCCCGACAGCCAACCCGGCGCATTGGTTTTCAACCGTACGGTTACGTTGAGAGACAACTGGGCGAAAGCGGCGGAGAAGTAA
- the truA gene encoding tRNA pseudouridine(38-40) synthase TruA produces MRYFLEFSYLGTAYNGWQKQNNALGVQQVLEEALAKLLRTVVELTGSSRTDTGVHAEQQFAHFDLNNPITDFDLFIYKLNGLIPRDIAVRNLYLVEDELNSRFAATYRKYEYRITKRKNPFLFGQSCLLKADLDLRLMNEAAGLLLKYSDFESFSKVHTNVNNFRCTITEATWTETEDMLVFHIQANRFLRGMVRAVVGTLLEVGKGRKTVADFEKVIISKNRKNAGAQAPAEGLFLTKVGYPESLLRNH; encoded by the coding sequence ATGCGCTATTTTCTCGAATTTTCTTATCTCGGAACAGCTTATAATGGCTGGCAAAAGCAAAATAACGCGCTCGGCGTTCAACAGGTACTCGAAGAAGCCCTCGCGAAACTCCTGCGTACAGTTGTTGAGCTGACCGGCAGCAGCCGCACGGATACCGGCGTACATGCAGAACAACAATTCGCGCATTTTGATTTGAATAATCCCATTACCGACTTCGATTTATTCATTTATAAACTAAATGGGCTGATCCCGAGAGATATTGCTGTCAGGAATTTGTATCTGGTGGAAGATGAACTCAATTCCCGGTTTGCTGCGACTTACCGTAAATATGAATACCGCATTACCAAACGGAAAAATCCATTTTTGTTCGGTCAATCTTGTTTGTTAAAAGCCGATCTGGATCTGCGGCTGATGAACGAAGCAGCAGGTCTGCTTTTGAAGTACAGTGATTTTGAAAGTTTCAGTAAGGTCCATACCAATGTCAATAATTTCAGATGTACGATCACAGAAGCGACCTGGACGGAAACGGAAGATATGCTCGTTTTTCATATTCAGGCAAACCGGTTTTTACGTGGAATGGTACGGGCTGTCGTAGGTACTTTGCTGGAAGTCGGTAAAGGAAGAAAAACGGTAGCTGATTTCGAAAAGGTTATCATCTCAAAAAACAGAAAAAATGCCGGAGCGCAGGCCCCGGCAGAAGGTTTGTTTTTAACCAAGGTAGGTTATCCCGAATCTTTGCTGAGGAATCACTGA
- a CDS encoding aldehyde dehydrogenase (NADP(+)), producing the protein MVIQGKNYIGYALSAESDRTFQSYVPEKDVFLPEKFYTATEEEVAQTMRLAENAFEKYARIPASRRADFLIAITEEMLAIGDELLERANRETGLPAARLQGERARTINQLTQFAELLREGSWVEASIDTALPFREPVPKPDIRKMLVPIGPVVVFGSSNFPFAYSVAGVDVAPALAAGNPVIVKAHPAHPGVSDLTAQAIVAAAKRTGMPDGVFSMLYDEGFEVGTALVKHPVTAAVGFTGSFKGGMALHKLAQERENPIPVFAEMGSVNPIVILPKYLKDHTEDLGKTIAGSVSLGAGQFCTNPGLVFITRSEGIDDFKESYKKGIAGTASATMLTAGICKNFYRLRDEALGQPNVVKLVVSENKNEGRNEAQASIAEVSGADFIANPKLHEEVFGPFSLLVICENADELLNAVSHLKGQLTATLMADEAEAASYPAVLRQLAKISGRFIMNGVPTGVEVCPSMHHGGPFPATVDSKFTSVGRHSILRFVRPQSFQNWPDSLLPEELKNSNPLKISRLVNNILTNDTLDQ; encoded by the coding sequence ATGGTTATTCAAGGTAAAAATTATATCGGCTACGCATTATCGGCTGAAAGCGACCGCACTTTTCAGTCTTACGTTCCGGAAAAAGATGTTTTTCTTCCAGAGAAATTTTACACTGCCACGGAAGAAGAAGTAGCGCAGACCATGCGGCTCGCTGAAAACGCATTTGAGAAATACGCACGCATTCCAGCAAGCCGCCGGGCCGATTTCCTGATCGCGATCACCGAAGAAATGCTGGCCATCGGGGACGAGCTGCTTGAAAGGGCAAATCGGGAAACGGGCTTACCAGCTGCCAGATTGCAGGGAGAACGTGCACGGACCATCAACCAGCTTACGCAATTTGCAGAACTGCTCCGCGAAGGCTCCTGGGTGGAGGCTTCTATTGACACGGCACTGCCATTCCGTGAACCTGTTCCCAAGCCGGACATTCGTAAAATGCTGGTTCCGATCGGGCCAGTTGTCGTGTTCGGGTCGAGCAATTTTCCTTTTGCCTATTCAGTGGCAGGAGTAGATGTGGCCCCCGCGCTTGCAGCGGGAAACCCGGTGATCGTGAAAGCGCATCCGGCGCACCCGGGCGTCAGCGACCTGACTGCCCAGGCAATCGTTGCAGCGGCAAAAAGAACAGGAATGCCTGACGGTGTATTCTCCATGCTTTATGATGAAGGGTTCGAAGTAGGCACTGCCTTAGTGAAACATCCTGTAACTGCCGCAGTAGGCTTTACGGGATCGTTTAAAGGCGGAATGGCACTTCATAAGCTAGCCCAGGAACGTGAAAACCCCATTCCTGTCTTTGCCGAAATGGGAAGCGTAAACCCAATAGTTATACTGCCGAAATACCTTAAAGATCACACGGAAGACCTTGGAAAAACCATCGCAGGCTCGGTCAGCCTGGGCGCAGGGCAGTTTTGCACCAATCCCGGACTTGTGTTTATAACCCGGTCCGAAGGGATTGATGATTTCAAGGAATCATATAAAAAAGGGATCGCCGGTACAGCATCGGCGACCATGCTGACCGCAGGTATTTGCAAAAACTTTTACCGGCTCAGGGATGAAGCGCTCGGGCAACCAAACGTGGTAAAACTTGTTGTTTCAGAAAATAAAAATGAAGGTAGAAATGAGGCGCAAGCTTCCATAGCGGAGGTTTCAGGAGCAGATTTTATAGCAAATCCAAAACTGCACGAAGAAGTTTTCGGTCCGTTTTCGCTGCTGGTCATTTGTGAGAACGCAGATGAACTTTTGAATGCTGTTTCACATTTGAAAGGACAACTGACCGCCACTTTAATGGCGGACGAAGCCGAGGCTGCCTCCTACCCTGCGGTGCTGCGGCAACTGGCTAAAATTTCGGGCAGGTTTATCATGAACGGAGTGCCCACAGGTGTGGAAGTATGTCCCTCTATGCACCACGGAGGCCCTTTTCCGGCTACTGTAGATTCGAAGTTTACATCCGTCGGCCGCCATTCCATCTTGCGTTTTGTGCGCCCGCAATCTTTCCAGAACTGGCCGGATTCACTTTTACCAGAAGAGCTAAAAAATAGTAATCCTTTGAAAATAAGCAGACTGGTAAATAACATTCTGACCAACGATACACTGGATCAGTGA
- a CDS encoding AAA family ATPase, with protein MKYSSDVEAAEAMKVAYEKIRSEIGNVIIGQDEVVKKLLTAIFCQGHCLLVGVPGLAKTLLIQTIASSLDLNFNRIQFTPDLMPSDILGSETLDQNRNFKFIKGPVFANIILADEINRTPPKTQSALLEAMQEYSVTIAGAKHSLDRPFFVLATQNPIEQEGTYPLPEAQLDRFMFMIQLDYPSYAEEVNIVKNTTSDNRYEVQKVISAEEIKDFQHLVRRVPVTDHVIEYAVKLVHKTRPVAGLAVKDTNDYLEWGAGPRASQALILAAKCNALLSGKYSPDIEDVKAVALPVLRHRIIRNFKAEAEGISVDDIIGRLV; from the coding sequence GTGAAGTATTCATCGGACGTAGAAGCTGCCGAAGCTATGAAAGTAGCTTACGAAAAGATCCGCAGTGAGATTGGTAATGTGATTATTGGTCAGGACGAGGTTGTTAAAAAGCTGCTTACCGCCATATTCTGCCAGGGACATTGCCTGCTGGTGGGTGTTCCGGGGCTGGCAAAAACCTTGCTGATCCAGACCATCGCTTCATCACTGGACCTTAATTTCAACCGTATCCAGTTTACGCCCGATTTAATGCCTTCTGATATTCTGGGATCAGAAACGCTCGATCAGAACAGAAATTTTAAATTCATTAAAGGGCCTGTTTTCGCAAATATTATCCTTGCCGATGAAATCAACAGGACGCCTCCCAAGACCCAATCAGCGCTGCTGGAAGCAATGCAGGAATATTCGGTGACGATCGCGGGAGCAAAACACTCGCTGGACAGACCGTTTTTTGTGCTGGCTACCCAAAACCCGATTGAGCAGGAAGGCACTTATCCCCTGCCAGAGGCTCAGCTCGACCGGTTCATGTTCATGATCCAGCTCGATTATCCTTCATATGCAGAGGAAGTCAACATTGTGAAAAACACGACCAGCGATAATCGTTACGAGGTTCAAAAAGTGATCAGTGCAGAGGAGATCAAGGATTTTCAGCATTTGGTACGCCGCGTACCGGTCACCGATCACGTGATTGAATACGCTGTTAAACTGGTTCATAAAACAAGGCCGGTAGCAGGATTAGCTGTAAAAGACACAAACGACTATCTCGAATGGGGCGCAGGTCCGAGGGCTTCTCAGGCATTGATATTGGCGGCGAAATGCAATGCATTGTTATCAGGAAAGTACTCGCCTGATATTGAAGATGTTAAAGCGGTAGCGTTACCTGTACTCCGCCACCGTATTATCCGTAATTTCAAAGCCGAAGCGGAAGGAATTTCTGTCGATGATATTATCGGCAGACTGGTCTAA
- a CDS encoding peptidylprolyl isomerase: MKINKLIAAQLLMILALFVSLKSNGQGQQGVTLDKIIARVDNHYILNSELEEMYNQYKAEGRTAPEKCQLLESLIINKMLLAKAEIDSVLVEDKEVDGELDAKMGYMVQRFGSEKNIVEAYGKSIDNLKAELRQQVKDQKIVEKMQRTISGNVKITPSEVRKFFNAIPKDSLPYIPSEVEIGHIVKLGTVTREQKDKLRQQLIELKQRAEKGEDFATLAQIYSEDLGSAKNGGDLGFAKRGAMVPEFEGTALALKPGEMSDPVESQFGFHLIKLVETRGAEYHARHILLRPDYNKGTDMSQATRSLDSLKKLIEIDTLKFAKAALDNSDDKMTAESGGLIQDRNTGLSKLTLDASMDPALYFAIDTMKVGEMSPPISYRTEDGSSAMRILWYKSKSEPHTANLRDDYEKLAQIVLSNKRNNALEEWFKKAQGDVFISIEPEYKNCQVLGLAATGNDI; the protein is encoded by the coding sequence ATGAAAATAAACAAATTGATTGCTGCCCAGTTGCTGATGATCCTAGCGCTGTTTGTCAGCCTGAAAAGCAACGGACAGGGCCAGCAAGGTGTGACACTCGATAAAATCATCGCAAGGGTAGATAACCACTATATCTTGAATTCCGAGCTAGAAGAAATGTACAACCAGTACAAGGCAGAGGGCAGAACCGCCCCGGAAAAATGCCAGCTGCTCGAATCTCTGATCATCAACAAAATGCTGCTGGCCAAAGCTGAGATAGATTCTGTTTTGGTGGAAGACAAAGAAGTAGACGGTGAGCTGGATGCCAAAATGGGTTATATGGTCCAAAGGTTCGGTTCTGAAAAGAATATCGTCGAAGCTTACGGAAAAAGCATCGACAACCTGAAAGCAGAGTTGAGACAGCAGGTAAAAGATCAGAAGATCGTCGAGAAAATGCAGCGTACCATTTCTGGTAATGTAAAAATCACGCCGAGTGAGGTCCGCAAATTCTTCAATGCCATTCCCAAAGACAGCTTACCCTACATTCCTTCGGAGGTGGAGATAGGTCATATTGTCAAGCTCGGAACGGTTACCCGCGAACAAAAAGACAAGCTACGCCAGCAACTGATAGAACTGAAACAGCGCGCCGAAAAAGGCGAGGACTTCGCTACACTGGCGCAGATCTACTCGGAAGACCTTGGCTCTGCTAAAAATGGCGGCGACCTGGGTTTTGCCAAGAGAGGGGCCATGGTACCTGAATTTGAAGGCACCGCACTCGCACTGAAACCAGGAGAAATGTCCGACCCTGTCGAATCGCAGTTCGGTTTTCACCTGATCAAGCTGGTTGAAACCCGCGGTGCGGAATATCATGCCAGGCACATTCTGTTGCGTCCCGATTATAACAAGGGAACGGATATGTCCCAGGCGACCCGCTCTCTGGACAGTTTGAAAAAATTAATTGAAATTGATACGCTGAAATTCGCGAAAGCAGCTTTGGACAATTCAGATGATAAGATGACGGCTGAATCGGGCGGTTTGATCCAGGACAGAAATACTGGCTTGTCAAAACTTACGCTTGATGCTTCCATGGACCCTGCGCTTTATTTTGCGATTGATACCATGAAAGTAGGAGAAATGAGCCCGCCCATATCCTATCGTACTGAAGACGGGAGCAGCGCGATGAGGATACTTTGGTACAAAAGCAAATCCGAGCCACACACCGCCAACTTACGTGACGATTATGAAAAGCTGGCACAGATCGTGTTAAGCAATAAGCGGAATAATGCGCTTGAAGAATGGTTTAAAAAAGCACAGGGTGACGTTTTTATAAGTATCGAGCCTGAGTATAAAAATTGCCAGGTTCTTGGTTTGGCAGCAACCGGTAACGATATTTAG
- a CDS encoding peptidylprolyl isomerase has translation MLRATSFILFTSLLTIISCKTAAPPQQTVAEDKPLLEIGNEKFSIDEYQSAYNKNKFASDSTKELTPGEYLEQYTDLKIKVLQAKQDGRDTTLAYKEEIASYRDQLAKNHLVDKALVEKLTTEAYNRLKLEVKASHILIAVSEDASPADTLEAHRAAIALKGRLDEGSDFGEIAARFSKDPSAKKNKGDLGYFTAFQTLYPIETAAYNLAIGKISQPVRSKTGYHLIKVSDRRANRGMIQVAHIMVQMDTTAAAAQKQSAKTKIDEAYKLLQEGESWGDVVANYSDDKQSKRNDGTLPLFGIGEMVPEIEEAAYALSKTNDYSKPIQTIYGWHIIKLMQKRPIETFALMAPSLRKKVVTDSRGKIIEASRAKQLRSKYHVQEFADQWQEMAGLQDSSLITGKWDYLRAVTKDWSSSTLFKIEQQSYDALSFLNYVKRRQQRRPKDSSPTVIFRRYYNEYLSECLFQYERDHLEETNPEFKSLLNEIKEGVLFSQVMEENVWQRSLSDSTGQQRFYEQNKSRYNYPERALATIISAKDTQTINSIRKILAVNPYKLERKSREILFDNGSTEISQAESAALEDLAIIMQKNPDYIVEIAGYRSADEPEMASASRIRNVIKYLNKQNIPILRIIEKDYGSFRQSAEADRNRRVAFQFYSQSIKDVEKVYNSDAMASVVIEDGYFTRENRLLAKAKWATGEQLAEEPGSVAWINIRKIEPPRPKTFQEARGSVINDYQKELEKQWVNRLQQQFPVKVNAEELEKIKR, from the coding sequence ATGCTCAGAGCAACTTCCTTTATTTTATTTACTTCCCTTCTTACGATTATATCTTGTAAAACAGCTGCGCCACCTCAGCAAACGGTCGCAGAGGATAAACCGCTGCTGGAAATCGGTAACGAAAAATTTTCAATTGATGAATACCAGAGTGCATATAACAAGAACAAGTTTGCTTCGGATTCCACCAAAGAATTAACGCCAGGAGAATACCTGGAACAATATACCGACTTAAAAATTAAGGTCTTACAGGCGAAACAAGATGGCAGGGATACAACCCTGGCTTACAAAGAAGAAATCGCTTCCTACCGGGATCAGCTGGCCAAAAACCACCTTGTCGACAAAGCGCTCGTGGAAAAACTGACCACTGAGGCCTATAATCGTTTGAAATTGGAAGTAAAAGCTTCCCATATCCTGATTGCCGTATCGGAAGACGCTTCACCGGCCGATACTCTGGAAGCACACCGTGCGGCGATTGCCTTAAAGGGCAGACTGGACGAAGGGTCTGATTTTGGCGAGATTGCTGCGCGTTTCTCTAAAGACCCATCAGCCAAAAAGAATAAAGGTGACCTCGGCTATTTCACCGCGTTCCAAACATTGTATCCTATCGAAACGGCAGCTTACAACCTTGCCATAGGGAAAATTTCTCAGCCTGTTCGAAGCAAAACCGGCTATCACCTCATCAAAGTGTCTGATCGACGAGCTAACCGAGGAATGATCCAGGTTGCACATATCATGGTCCAAATGGATACTACGGCTGCCGCAGCCCAAAAACAATCAGCAAAAACTAAAATTGATGAGGCCTACAAACTTTTGCAGGAAGGAGAAAGTTGGGGGGACGTTGTTGCAAACTATTCAGATGACAAACAATCCAAAAGGAACGATGGTACTCTCCCGCTGTTTGGGATCGGAGAAATGGTTCCCGAAATAGAGGAGGCAGCTTATGCGTTGAGCAAAACAAATGATTACTCGAAACCCATTCAAACGATATATGGCTGGCATATTATCAAACTCATGCAAAAGAGACCCATTGAAACTTTTGCTCTGATGGCGCCGTCGCTTCGTAAAAAAGTAGTGACTGACTCGCGTGGAAAGATAATTGAAGCTTCCAGAGCGAAACAACTCAGAAGCAAATATCATGTACAGGAATTTGCAGATCAGTGGCAGGAAATGGCGGGATTGCAGGACAGCAGCCTGATCACCGGCAAATGGGATTACCTGCGGGCTGTTACCAAAGATTGGTCTTCGAGTACTTTGTTCAAAATCGAGCAGCAATCCTACGATGCATTATCGTTTTTGAATTATGTGAAAAGGCGCCAGCAGCGCAGGCCGAAAGATTCCTCCCCGACAGTGATATTCAGACGGTACTACAATGAATATCTTTCCGAATGCCTCTTCCAATACGAGCGGGATCATCTTGAAGAAACTAATCCCGAGTTCAAAAGCTTGCTGAACGAAATTAAAGAGGGCGTACTATTTTCGCAGGTAATGGAAGAAAATGTCTGGCAAAGATCCTTGTCTGACTCTACCGGCCAGCAGCGTTTCTACGAACAAAATAAGAGCCGGTACAATTATCCGGAGCGTGCACTGGCCACCATTATCTCTGCCAAAGACACGCAAACGATCAATTCGATCAGAAAAATACTAGCTGTTAACCCTTACAAGCTGGAACGTAAATCGAGGGAAATACTTTTTGACAACGGTTCCACGGAAATTAGCCAGGCAGAGTCAGCCGCTCTGGAAGATCTTGCGATTATTATGCAGAAAAACCCGGATTACATTGTGGAAATAGCAGGATACCGTTCTGCTGATGAACCGGAAATGGCTTCTGCCTCGCGTATCAGGAACGTTATTAAATATTTAAATAAACAAAACATCCCTATTCTGCGTATTATAGAAAAAGACTATGGTTCTTTCAGGCAATCGGCAGAGGCCGATCGTAATCGCAGGGTAGCCTTCCAGTTTTACAGTCAGTCGATCAAAGACGTGGAAAAAGTATATAATTCGGATGCAATGGCTTCCGTTGTCATCGAGGACGGCTATTTCACCCGCGAAAACCGTTTGTTGGCGAAAGCGAAGTGGGCCACGGGCGAGCAACTTGCAGAAGAACCAGGAAGCGTGGCGTGGATTAATATCCGGAAAATTGAGCCGCCCCGGCCGAAAACTTTTCAGGAAGCGCGTGGCAGTGTCATTAACGATTACCAAAAGGAGCTGGAAAAACAATGGGTAAACCGTTTGCAGCAACAATTCCCGGTGAAAGTCAATGCAGAAGAATTAGAAAAAATTAAGCGTTAG
- the gloA2 gene encoding SMU1112c/YaeR family gloxylase I-like metalloprotein codes for MLKLNAIHHIAIICSDYEKSKAFYTNILGFKIDREVLRAERESYKLDLSLNGQYCIELFSFPSPPERVSRPEACGLRHIAFQVENIEEAVYALNTKGISPEPVRVDQYTGKKFTFFADPDHLPIELYEV; via the coding sequence ATGCTAAAACTTAATGCAATCCATCATATTGCGATCATTTGTTCAGATTATGAGAAATCCAAAGCGTTTTATACCAACATATTGGGATTTAAAATAGACAGGGAGGTTTTGCGTGCGGAGCGGGAATCGTATAAGCTCGATCTTTCTTTGAACGGCCAATATTGTATAGAGCTTTTTTCATTCCCTTCTCCGCCTGAGCGCGTTTCCAGGCCCGAAGCTTGTGGATTGCGGCATATCGCCTTTCAGGTGGAAAATATTGAAGAGGCGGTCTATGCACTCAACACCAAAGGAATCTCCCCTGAGCCGGTTAGGGTTGACCAGTACACCGGCAAAAAATTTACATTCTTCGCTGACCCCGACCATCTCCCCATCGAACTATATGAGGTGTGA
- a CDS encoding acyltransferase family protein gives MKDTPLAPIQRVSSVDAYRGFVMFLMMAEVLRLEQISESFPDSAFWSFLAFHQSHVPWVGCSLHDLIQPSFSFLVGVALPYSMASRASKNQSTSVMWYHTLRRSLILILLGIFLRSTHATQTNFTFEDTLTQIGLGYPFLFALAFVTERVQWGALVIILFAYFLAFAFYPTPGPFFDWSQTGTTADWEHNLKGFAAHWNKNTNIAWAFDRWFLNLFPRQKPFLFNGGGYATLSFIPTLGTMLLGLIAGKWLKSAPSYNWLIKRCVITAAILFAMAIVLNLTGVNPIVKKIWTPAWTLFSGGWCFLLLAAFYYLVDVKNKRSFFLFLIVIGTNSIAAYIFAHTIDSFIDESFRININRNYDVIFGPGLKSLVSGSVILLIEWWILYWMYKKKIFIKI, from the coding sequence TTGAAAGACACTCCTCTGGCTCCGATACAACGTGTTTCCTCCGTTGACGCCTACCGAGGCTTCGTAATGTTCCTCATGATGGCCGAAGTTTTGCGGCTTGAACAAATCTCTGAGTCATTTCCCGACAGTGCATTCTGGTCTTTCCTCGCATTTCATCAGAGCCACGTACCCTGGGTGGGCTGCTCTCTACATGATCTGATCCAGCCTTCATTCTCGTTCCTGGTTGGCGTTGCATTACCTTACTCTATGGCGAGCCGGGCGAGCAAAAACCAGAGCACCTCGGTCATGTGGTACCATACGCTCCGGCGATCGCTCATCCTGATCTTGTTAGGCATCTTCCTTCGTTCGACGCATGCTACTCAAACCAATTTTACATTTGAAGACACACTGACACAAATAGGCCTCGGATACCCGTTTCTCTTTGCGCTGGCTTTCGTGACAGAGCGTGTCCAGTGGGGTGCATTAGTTATCATATTATTTGCTTATTTCCTGGCATTCGCCTTCTACCCTACCCCCGGTCCTTTCTTCGACTGGTCTCAAACCGGCACTACTGCAGACTGGGAACACAACTTGAAGGGATTTGCAGCTCACTGGAATAAGAATACGAACATCGCCTGGGCGTTCGACAGATGGTTTTTAAATCTTTTCCCAAGGCAAAAGCCTTTCCTGTTCAATGGAGGCGGTTATGCCACCTTAAGTTTCATTCCTACCCTGGGTACGATGCTTTTAGGTCTTATTGCTGGTAAATGGCTGAAATCAGCACCATCTTATAACTGGCTGATCAAACGCTGTGTTATCACTGCCGCGATTTTATTCGCGATGGCGATCGTGTTGAACCTAACGGGAGTTAATCCGATCGTGAAAAAAATATGGACGCCAGCCTGGACGCTTTTTAGCGGCGGATGGTGCTTTTTATTGCTTGCAGCGTTTTATTACCTGGTGGATGTGAAGAACAAAAGATCTTTCTTCCTGTTTTTGATAGTAATTGGTACTAATTCTATTGCCGCCTATATTTTTGCGCATACTATTGACAGCTTTATAGATGAATCGTTCCGGATCAATATCAACCGAAATTATGATGTGATATTTGGCCCCGGATTAAAATCACTTGTAAGCGGAAGTGTGATCCTGCTGATCGAATGGTGGATTCTGTACTGGATGTACAAGAAGAAAATTTTCATCAAGATCTGA